Genomic segment of Arachis hypogaea cultivar Tifrunner chromosome 11, arahy.Tifrunner.gnm2.J5K5, whole genome shotgun sequence:
ACAAACACACCATTGAAAAGTTTATTCTTGACTTGAATAAGGAAGGCATAAATGCAAGCAACCTTGTTCACATCAAACACAAAATGAAAAGTgagatataagtatataacagaAGGGGTATTCAGTCCACACTTACCAGTATGATCACTTTATCCTTCTTGCTAGTCTCTTCAGGACAAGGCTCTATCTTCACAGGAGCCATGAGTTGCTGCAACTGTTGTGATTTTGGTGGGGCAAATGTACTATTGAAACGGTTATTTAAACTCATTGCCACTCTCTCCTCAACCAAGGATCGAcgcggtggcggtggcggtggcggtggcggtggcggtggctgAAGCTGCACTGATTCACTCAGATTTCCTCTCTGCATTGGAAGAATTCCCAACAATGCTTCCAAGGCGAGCTCCCTCCTCACCTCAGCTTCAAGCTGAATCCTCCGTGCAACGCCGCTGGCAATCATCTCTCGCCGTATCTGCGCCTTCTCCAGTTCCCGCATGGAGTCTCCGGCAACCGCATTGGTCAGCGGCATTGAAACCATGTTTAGAAACTCACCTTAAATAGAAAACAGTTTCAAAAAAGATGCAAACTTTTTTACGTTTCTAACGCGAAAAAAGGGGCTACCTTTAGAATCAACATGCTACCTAGAACGAGAATATAAACACAAACGCATAGAAAGGAGGCGTCATTGAATGAAGAAAAAGACTGAAACTTTACCTCGCAACAATCGGTCGGAGTAGACGGCGGTGGCGGGAGAAGGAGGGGGAGGAGGGAAGGCCGTGTATAAGGACTGCGTCGGTGGCGTAACCCCAATAGCTCGGTGGTTGAAGTCCATGGAGGAGAATGAGTTGTGGGTTGAAGAAGTAGTTGAGTTTCGAAATCTGGATTTTAAGGAGGGTTAGGAAAATGTGAttgctgattctgattctgcatTGATTCAATTAGTGTTCTCATCATGACTCTAACTCTATCAGAATCGTATATATGAATCGAAAATCATGATGCTTCCAAGGTCCAAACTTTTTCCCTCTTTCACATTCTAGTCTTTCATCTTCCTTCGTTACAAAATCATAACAGTGATTATTTATTGGACTAAGGGTTTGTTTGGATGAtcttttaagaaaatatctttttttgagttatattttttgaaaatttttatagaaaaataaaagtaattttatgtttgggtattttatacaaaaagatttttttatctattaattatatttgaatataataatataaaagtaatttttatttatttattatatgaaaaatatattttaaaaaaaaaagatctttaaaataagatataaattacaatttttcaaaaaagatgtttttctgatttttctagtgtttttacttttactattcaAAAGTtaccaaacacactaaaaaataaaaaaatatctttttttttattttttatcaaaataataataacgtCCAAACAAACACTAAATTGACAAGAATATCACTTTTTGAACGGATGCAAATCTTGCAATAAtcctatattaaaaaaaaaaaagatcaaccatcgaattaattaaatatatgttaatatataaaatataaataaaaatatataaagcaATACAAATATATTGTAGTTAATTTTAAAgagatattttagtaatttaaatttaaattaaattgtatttaaaatattttaagaaaagaaaagatgttttaagaaaagatgtttttttgaattatctttttttaaaatattttataaaaaagtaaaaataattttatgtttgaatatattatgcaaaatgatttttttatctatcaattatgtttaagtatagcaatataaaagtacttttttgtttatttattgtatgaaaaacatatttttttcttagaaaaaaagatcttttaaaaaaatatgtaaattacagcttctcaaaaaatattttttttatttttctaatacttttatttttactactaaaaatttgtcaaacacactaaaaaataaaaaaaatctttttttattatcttttttaacaaaataataacgCACAAACAAACACTAAATTAACAAGTATATCACTTTTTGAACGAATGCAAATCTTGTAATAAtcctatattaaaaaaaagagaagatcaACCATCGAATCAATTAAATATatgttaatatataaaatataaataaaaatatataaatcaatACGAATATATTGTAGTTAATTTTAAAgagatattttagtaatttaaatttaaattaaattgtatttaaaatgataagttttaatatttaatagattaaaatactcttataattaattcttaaaaaaataagaaatcttttaggtttaatttaaaaattttaaaataagcttatatgattaattaataatatttgaatgtATGAgttattagatatttaaatttgattttaaaaatactaaaatatttagagttgattttaaaaaatttatattaaaattgattcAATCCAATTTAAATCAtacaatataatattattattttattattatatttaaaaatttttaggtaAAAACTCAGAATAAATTTCATgtgaatttttataaattttttattataatttattctgTTTGTAATATTACTCAGAATATTTTAGtcttttcaaattaattaaaatgatattttaattggttaatatatgatatatttttaaatttaattaatatttagagtaaaattataaattagtgaatttaaatgtaattaatttagacaccaaaaaaatgtaatttatttacttattgaTTATACAGCAATAAATGttcaattttgtaattttaattgaTTACATGTTCAATTTTGATTGTTGCCAACTAAAAAGGATAGAAGAGTAAAGTAACTTTTTAGGCGTAGAttttaaaatatatgattttttttatgaatcaaaCGAAATTTATTTAATCTTTAACGGTATTTAACCATTTAGGTGtagattttaaaatatatattttaaaatatatgatatttttaGCCTCTTATGATAGTTGATGtggatattttatctttttacatttaaattcaaattaaaaaattttaatataatttaacaacctttaacttaaaagggtattttagttttttttaaaaactaatcttAAAAGATTGTTTGAAAAAAGATCTTAGTCCTTTTGTAATATActcaaaaagatattttaatcttttttcagttaattaaaaagatattttagtatAAGAATTAAtgtgtaatatatttttaaatttaattaatatttaaaaaaatataagaaaataaaaattgttggatttaaatattttttttaatttattgatgaTTTAACTGATCCTAACTAAAAGGAATATTTTTTGCTCTTAATTATTTGGGATGTTGGAgaaatcagttttttttttttaatattaaattaacaatCTTAATTTCTGCTGCAATCACATAATAATATACCTAGTTTCATGTTTGACGCTTTATGACTATTCCTTAGAATTAAGACTACTCAATTCTTTCTAATAATGTATATTATTTACGTGCTGAATCTTTAacaatattttatcttattaataagattttaaattttaataagataTCAGTTTCCTGTTTTAAGGTACATACCTGAGTCTATTTAAAGTTTAACCCTCAGAGTTTTTTTCCATAGAATTAAACCGTgtcaaaaaaagaacaaaaattacTACTCAACACTTCAAtggcttctctttctctttcagtTCCCTATGCCATTCTTCCAAGTATTCAACAAACACAgcttattgatgatgatgatgatcctaTGACTGTTGACCGAAGCATCTTCAATTTAGCAGAGAAGAAGCGTTATGAGTGGAAGAACATGTTGAAGGATCATGTTGGAGCATGGTGTATTGGTTCTTCTCATGGTTGGATTGTGTTTCTTGATCAGAATGGAGTTCCACTTCTTCTAAATCCTTcttcttccactattattaacCTACCACCTCTTCCCCTTTCATTCTTGCACCCTCTCACATATTCTTACTTTGCTGAACACTTAAGGAAAACTTTCATAGTCAAAGCAATCTTGATGTGTTATTCCTCTCCTTCAAGATACATTATTGCTATCATATATGGTTCTAACTGTAAGATTGCTTACTGCAACTCTACAACTTGGGTTGAACTCTCTAATGATAGACAATCTTATTGTGATATTGTGTTCAGCAACAACCATCTTTATGCCTTGACACAAGATGGTTCTATTGAAGTTTGGAATATTTCTGGGCCAATTCCTACAAGATTGATTTTTCTGACACCAATTATGGAGGTGAATTATGAAGAGGAGAAACCATATTTTGGAGATAATTTCTCAATAAATTTGTATTTGGTGGTATCCGGGGAAGATATCCTGCTGGTAAAAAGGTTTATTGGAAATTTTGTTAATGATGATGGGTTGGTAGTAGAAGAAGGAGATCTTTTATCCTCTGAAGATACAAAACCATTGATTTGTCCTTATAAAACAAAGTATTTTACTGTTTATAAGCTTGATATTGAAGACAAGAAGTGGAAAAAGATGAGTTATTTACATGATAAAATTCTGTTCTTGGGTGCTAATGAATCTGTATCAATGGATGCTAAAGTTTGTTTGGGGTGTGAAGCAAATTCAATCTACTTCACAGATGATAGGTGGGAAGAGATGAATTTGGACTACATGTATGGTGGACATGATTGGGGTGTTTTTAATCTTCAAGAGAAATATGTTAAGAGCCTCATACAATGTGCAGATAGGATTGATCCTCCACCAATTTGGGTAGTTCCAGTTCCATAGGATTGTAATAACTTGCATGCATAAAATGTTCGATTATGCTATATCTGATATCCATCCTTATCTTTGTTATTCCATTGTAATTTAGGATTTGCCATCTAGAATGATAtggttcttttgtaattaattttgtttgtttcttcTCTGACAATTCAAAGAATCATGTTAAGAACTTAAGATTCATTAGCTTTTTTTTTCAGTGCATATGACACATTAcagtatatctttttttttttgggcaaaGTCTTCTAAGGAAAAAAGTTACTTATAAAAATTGAGAGTTTTAAATTTCTCAAGATTAGATCTCTGCTTGCAAACTTTCTCAACAGATTTTAACAATCGACACAAATTTCCTCAATAGAACTCAGAGTAAGCTAGAATTATTTTTATCTGTGTTTCAAATGAGCATGGAATCTCTAAATATCATTTCACCTTTCAACAATGCCAAatattaaattggaaaaaatcaATAACACCTAACAAATTACTAAGACATTATATTCAATCCCCACCCACATCAGAACCTATAACCAACACCAGAATCACAAGATACGATCCCAGACTAGGCACAACATTAGCAAGCAATCTTCTTCCTAACATTCAATTCCAGGAATCGTCCATGATGGACTTATGGTGGTGGAGATGCTCTGTGGGAGTGCATGAATCGCCCTCACAGGTTGTtaataaattcattaaaattttgtTGCCAATAAGTGAATATAGGATAGTGAGATAGGgcaaattcataaatattttagaaagctcCATCAGTTCTTATAGAGAACTCTATCAAATACTTTGTCTTTTTTCCTTCCCCTAGTAATCTATTCTGGTCTTTTTTGATAGAAATCTGTGTATTATGTGTTACAGTaatcacttttttcttttttacttctaATTTGAAGAACATCATAGCAAATTGAATAACAGTGTCAAACATTATAACTTGAATAAAAAGCTTGTTCTCACATATACTGAATAACAGTGTCAAAGATTATTTATTGGATTAAATTGACAAGTATATCACTTTTTGAACGGCTGcaaatttagaatttatttaggcgccattttttaaaaattttttattttaaatgatattattttaaaaatttttataaaaataaaagtgattttatgtaaaaaaaaattatttatcaattatatttgggtaaaataagataaaagtttttgtttatttattatataaaaatatcttttttaagaaaaaaagatctcttaaaaaaagatataaattataatttctaaaaaaatattttttttattttttagtacttttacatttactattagaaatttaccaaacacactaacaaataaaaaaaaaatcttttttcattgaattttttttatcgatttaatggTACCCAAACAAGTACAATAattctatattaaaaaaaatcaatcatcgAATCAGTTAAATATatgttaatatataaaatataaataaaaatatataaaaacaatataaatatatagtagttaattttaaaaaaatatttttgtaatttaaacttaaattaatatgtatttaaaatgataaattttaatatttagaagactaaaatactcttataatTACttcttaaaagaaataaaaaaatttaggtttaatttaaaaatattaaaataatcttatatgattaattaataatgtttgaatCTATGAATTActagatatttaaattttattttaaaaatactaaaatatctaTAGAGTTTATTTTAAAAGACATATTAAAATTGATTCAATCTAatgtgatataatattattattttattattatatttaaaatttttagatgcaatcaacttcacgtaaagttgataattgaaagaggcctgctacacatacaagtcttacaagttggcacaagtctacgttcaagagtaaataaacgcACGCGTTATTCAACCGCTTcctgtttccaaagcgcgctactcaccatggattatgaacgactcttcttcttcctccatgaaaacgagtttttttgccaaatttgaagataatggaacttcagaaatatatccaaacgattacagaaatacacccaaagaattacagaaatacacccaaacggttacatgAATTCACcaaaacgattatagaaatacacccaaaaaattacagaatacacccaaaggattacaaaactacacccaaaggatttaagaaatacacccaaaattcgttgaagtacatcttatgcataattcagaactatttctctttctcctcctgtttctttttcttcaaaaatgatttcagagcttgatatcaaaaaacaatggaaatcgagaataacgaagaaagaaaacagagagaaaagcacgtaaatgaagaagaagaaagagaaggcaagaaatgaaagaaaagaagaagaagaggaagaggaagaataacGTGCAGCAAGAGGAAGAAGGTGCAGAATTTCTCTAATTGAAAATagttaaattttcatctaatgactTAGGGTGTGTTTGGATTTGCGTTGGAGAAGAGAGAAGCTCGTTTGAGTTTCTTGAAAGCTTCATCTTTATGTTTGGCAATATTTTTATGCTGtaaacgcagaagtgatttcTGCCTTCAACCCAGGTTTACCAAAAGCTAAAAATTCTAGCTTTTCCGTTCACCTTTTCACGTTGGATTGAACTTTATGTTCTATGTACCAATTATATCCTTCATTAttcatatgtttattttttttatagtatttttttctaatactctcttatgtatattattattttttataaaatttctgtttttttatatgagttcttttactgttat
This window contains:
- the LOC112722140 gene encoding putative F-box protein At5g55150 gives rise to the protein MASLSLSVPYAILPSIQQTQLIDDDDDPMTVDRSIFNLAEKKRYEWKNMLKDHVGAWCIGSSHGWIVFLDQNGVPLLLNPSSSTIINLPPLPLSFLHPLTYSYFAEHLRKTFIVKAILMCYSSPSRYIIAIIYGSNCKIAYCNSTTWVELSNDRQSYCDIVFSNNHLYALTQDGSIEVWNISGPIPTRLIFLTPIMEVNYEEEKPYFGDNFSINLYLVVSGEDILLVKRFIGNFVNDDGLVVEEGDLLSSEDTKPLICPYKTKYFTVYKLDIEDKKWKKMSYLHDKILFLGANESVSMDAKVCLGCEANSIYFTDDRWEEMNLDYMYGGHDWGVFNLQEKYVKSLIQCADRIDPPPIWVVPVP